GCAATCGAGCCGGCTTACTGGAGTCGCGCCGGCGACGGACGAGGAGAACATGCCGCAAACCTCTTCTGTTGAAAGTCGAGCCTTTGCAAACCACGTTGCGTTTTCGTCTTCCCGCAAGAGCCGGCCGGCGCATGACTCCGACTCGCTTTCGGGGAAACGCATGACTCCGACTCGCTTTCGGGGAAACCTAGTCAGAATACGGACCAAAAAAACAAAGGCCATACCAATTCGGACCAAAAACATGACATAATGTGCATGATGAATGTCCGGTCATTCCGGGGGGACCCGTTTCCTGCCGCAACCAACCGGCCGTAGCGCGACTTGGACAACCCCGCCATCAAGAAGTACACAAGACGCATTCATGCGTCTTTTTTGTCTCTTCTTTCCAACCGGTCGGCTCTCGCGGCCGCGTTGTGCCCCGGAAACCTTTGGGCTATGGTGCCTTTCGTCACGAAGGAAAGCCAAGGAGCCAATCCATGCCCACCATCATGCCCACGGACAGGAATCTGCGCGAGGCCATCGCCTGGATCGAGGAGCGTCGCGGCGAAGGCGGCGACGTGTGCGCCCTCATGGCCGAAGCCGGACCCCGCTACAATCTCACTCCTTTGGAAGAGCAGGCCCTGTCGCGCTTCTATGAGCGGGAAGACGCGCATCCATGATCCGCATCCCTCTTCTGCAGCGCGTCCTGTTCCGGGAAATGGCCCTCATCACGGGCATCTGTCTCGGAGCCCTGCTCTGCCTCATTTTACTGGGCCGCCTGCTGCAACTGCGCGATCTGTTTCTGGCCCAAGGCGTGACCGTTGCGGATCTGATCCGGCTGTTCGTCTATCTGAGCCCGCTTTTTCTCATTCTGCTGGTGCCGGTTTCATGCATGCTGGGTCTTTTTCTGACCCTGTTGCGCATGGGTGCGGACAGGGAACTCGTGTCCCTGCGGGCGGGCGGGCTGAGCTTCGGAGCCTTGTTGCCTGCTCCGGTGATGCTGAGTCTGATCTGCTGCGGGCTGACCCTCTGGCTTTCCCTGGCCGGCATCTCCTGGGGTATGGACAATTTCCGGAGAATGGTGGTGGAGCTGGCCCGGCACAAGACCGCCGTCAGCGTGCAGCCCGGCGTGTTCAACACCTCGTTTCCGCATCTGACGGTTTACGCCCGGCAGGCCGATCCGGGCACCGGAGAGCTGCGGGATATCTTCGCCCGGGAAAATTCCAGGCCCGGCGCACCGGCCACCATCGTCGCGCCTCGGGGCCGGATCGACTCCGATCCTGAGCGGGGCCAGATTTTCGTGCGCCTGGAAGACGGCCGCGTGTACCGCGAGGAAGATGGTGAACTCTCCGTGGCCGGCTTCGGGCGGTACCTTCTTTCTCTGGACACGACCCGGCTGCTGGGGGGCTTCGAACTCAAGGACAAGGCTCCGAAGGAAATGTCCTGGCAGACTCTGCGGGGCGTATTCCGGGGTGCCTTCGACCATGAGAGTCTCAATTTTCAGCGCAAGGTGCACATCGAACTGCACAAGCGTCTGGCCCTGCCCGCCGCCTGCCTGGTGCTGGGGCTCTTCGCCTTGCCGCTGGCCTTCTTTTTTCAGGGCATGAAGCGGCAGTACGGTCTGGTCGTGGCCCTGGGCGCCTTCTTCCTGTATTATGTGCTGCTTTCGGCGGGCATGTCTCTGGCCGAGGGCGGCGTGCTCGAACCGGCGGTGGGCCTGTGGCTGCCCAACGCTCTTTTTCTGGCCGCGGCTCTGGCCGGTATCCGGATGGCGGCGGAGGAACGCGGGTGGAATCCGGCCATTCTGAAATACTTTTCGCGGCGCGGGCCGCGTGCCGGGAGCAGTTCATGACCCTGCTCACCCGCTATTTTCTGCGCCAGAACATGGGGCTGTTGCTGCTGATCTGCGCCATCGGCCTTGGGACATACGTGTTTATCGATCTTTTCGACCGGCTGGACGATTTTCTGGACTCCGGCACGGGGCTTCAGGATGTTGTCGCGTACTTCATCTACCGCCTGCCCTTTATCCTGGCCCAGATTTTTCCGGCGGTCTTTTTGCTCGCGCTGGTCACCCAGTTCGGGCTTATGGCCCGCGGCAGGGAGCTGCTGGCCCTGGAAGCCTGCGCCGTTTCCTTTGGCGCGCTGTCCAGAAGCGTGCTGATTTACGCCCTGATCCTGTGCGGCGTGCAGCTTACACTTTCCGAATTTCTGGGGGTGCACGGACACAGGGCCGCCGACAGAATCTGGAACGAGGAGGTTCGCAATCGCCAGATGCAGAACCGGCGGCTGCACGACATCTGGTTCCGGGAGGAAAACAGGGTCGTGCATCTGTCTTCCGTCGTTCCGGCCCAAGAGGACGGCGCCGGCGTGGAGATATTCATGCTCGATCCGGCGTCCGGAGCAATCGACGAGATCGTGCGGGCCGAATCCTTTGAGGTTCAGCGCGGGGAATGGGTGCTGAGCGGCGTCGAGCGGACCGTACCCGCCTCTTTTTCCGTCATCCGGGAAGATGCGCTGCGGCTGCGGATGGTGACTCCGCTGAAGAGTTTTCTGGTCATCGATCCCAAGGCCAGTCTGGAATCCCTGCCTTTGTGGCGGCTGGGAAGCGAGATCCGGCGGCTTCGGGATTCGGGCTCCAACATCGAGCGGCTGCTGACGGCCTGGCACACGAAGCTGGCCTATGCCGGCTCGGTGCTGATCATGGGGCTCATCGCTCTGGCCCTGGTTTCCGTGTCCGGCTCGCTCTATCTGACCATACCGCTCGGCCTGGTGGTCACGTTCTGTTATCACGGCATGTTCGTGCTGTGTGTTTCGGCCGGGGAAAAAGGCCTTGCGCCGCCCTTTGCCGCGGCCTGGGGAGCCAACATCTTCTTTGCGGCCCTGGCCGGGGCCCGGATGTTCTGGGGCCGCGCGTGGCTTGGCTGATGCAAGGCCGTCACGGGAGGATCAATGCTCTGGTGGATTACTCTAGGTGGATTTCTGCTGGGATGCGTGGTGGCTTACGCCATGATCCAGGGCGGTGGTCAGGACGAGGACTGATGTCAGGCCGCACCGGCACGTGCTGATAATCGGGGTTGTCCGAAAACAGCAGGATGGCGGTAGCTTTTGACCTTTTTGCCGCCGTCCTGCTGTGGCTGAAATGATCGGGCGTTATCCCCTGCGGCTGACCAGCAGGCTGTTCATGGGTGTGACGATGGCGCTGCCCCGGTATCCGCCCAAGCGGCGGTTTTCGGAACGCAGGCGGAGCAACTCTTCCTTGAGGGAACGATGCAGGGCTCTGGCCTCGTGACGCAGGCGGGCGTTCATGTCCTGCAGCTTGGTCAGTTTGTCCAGAAACGCTTCCCGCTTCTCTCCGGGGCCAGCTTGGATGAAAGCATTGATGGCTTCCTCCCGCTCGGACAAAACGGCCGCCAGTCCTTCGGTATCCTCAGCGGCGAGATGCACCGCTTCCTGTCTGCCCAGATTCACAATCCGCTCAAACATATCCTCAGGCATAGGCTGCCTCCCTGGTGGCGGTCTTCACCGCCTCCCGCAGGCCGGCCACAAGGTCCTTGGTCTTCCGCACCAGGGGCAGGTACTCGTACTCGAGCAGGTCGGCGAGCAGAATCCAGTCCTCGTTTTCCTGAATCTCGATCATCTCCGAAAAAAGCTGGGAAAGACTGTCCAGCGTACCGTCCTGGTCCAGAGCGGAATCCACCGCGAATTCCCCCCTCAGCACGGCGACCATGGACAGAAAGTCGCGGTTCACTGCCAGCAGGTCGGAATAGAGTTCGAGGGCCATGCCGTCTTCGGCCAGGCGAAAATATTCCGCCACCTGGCTGCCGGCCCTGTCCATCAGGGTGACCACCTTGTAGAGTTCCTGAGTGATGTTCCGGGCCATTTCCCCGGCCGTCACGGAGACGATTTCCACCCGCTCGATGGCGTCTGTTTCCATGTCCTCGGCCTGATGCGGATAGATTTCCGAAAAAGCCTCGTCGTTGACCAGAACATCGGTGACCACCCGCTGCCGCATGCGGTCGTCCGCCATGACCTGTTCTATGATTTGTTCGAGATTCTCGAAATGCCGAACTTCAAGGGCGCTGCGCTGGCCGTCGATGATAATCATGTATCTGTCCTCTTTTCTGGGTTTATTTTGCCTATGCGGCCTTATTTATCAACAATCATGCCAGACTCATGCAGCTCTGGAAAAGTGCCGTCAGGGCGCGGTATTGCCCGCACAGGTTCACGAATTCGTCCATGCGGGATTCCTCCGTCCACTGGTATTTCCACATGGGCCCCAGCACCCCCAGAGCCGGGCTTCGCTCCAGTACATCCTGCAATGTCTGGCAGTTCAGCAGAAATTTCCGGCGCAGGGCGTCGACGGGCCGCAGCGCGAGCAGCCTGGCCTGCTCCTCCACCAGGGTCAGCAGCAGGGTGCAGCGTTCCAGCTCCCGTGCAAGGCCAGTCCAGAATTCTCCTTGGACCAGCCGGGGGGCGACGGGGGAATTGTCCCTGTCAAAAAAACGGCGATATACGTCGCGCTGCATGCCGATCCACCGGCTTCTGTCCGCCCCGTCATGGCCGGACAGGGAAAAAAGTTCCATGAACCCCTGTGCGTCCCGTCTGGCCTGCCATGCGCGGGCGCCCAGGCCTTGGGGGATCTTCCAGCTTTCTCCACCGAGCCGGGCCGCGATGGTCTCGCCCAGCAGGCCGGGGTCGATCCGTTCCCGGCAGGCCAGGGCATGCGGGCATTTCTCTCCGAAAGAACACGGATGGCAGTCCATGTCCGGCTCAAGAGAAAGACTGCCTTCCAGACAGGGGCCCGTGTCGAAGGGCTGGGCCGTGCCCAGAAAAACCGCCGCCACCGGAACGCCGAGCCCCGCTGCCAGATGCATGGTGCCTGTGTCGTTGGTCAGCAGCAGCTCCGTTTCGAGCAGCACGGCGGCCAGGGTTTCGAGATCCGTCGCGCCTGTGAGGTCGAGAAAGGGATAGTCGGCCCGGGCCGCGAATTCCCGCCCCAAATGGGATTCCGCCGCGCTGCCCAGCAGTACCGGGGAGCGCCCGCTTCGCTCCCGGATCACGCGTCCAGCGCGGACAAAGGCGGAAACGGGCCAGCGCCGGTAGTCCTGACTGGCCCCGAGCTGAAAAGCCACCGCCGGCCCTTCCAGTCCGGCCAGCAGGGACCGCGCCCGCTCCCGTGCGGCCGGAGAGGGTTTCTTCAGCGGCAGTGGAGCGGGAGGCACGTTCGCCACCCGCGCGAAAAGATCCGCCAGATTGAAAGGGCTGCATCCCCGGTAGGCGGAAGCCGCCTGTAGGAAAGCGGCCCACAGGCCGGAATAGGTGCCGAAACCCAGCCGGTCCAGGCCGAATCCCAGATGTTCCCGGCCGCTTAAGCAGCGAGACAGCACCCGCGCCGGAAGGGTCGGGGTCAGATTGACGATCCGGTCCCATGTGCCGGCTTCGGTGCTCCAGGCGGCCAGAGCGGCCACGGCTTTCGGCCAGCTCCGATCGAGCAGAGCCAGAAACTTGGCTCCGGGCACGGCAAGCACCTGATCCAGATCCCGCAGCAGAACCGTTGCGCCCTGGAAGGTGTCCAGACAGGCCAGGGCCACGTGCCCGCCCAGATCCCGCAGCCCGCTCAGCACGGGCTGGGTCTGAAGCAGGTCTCCGAACCGGGTCAGATTGATGACGAGAGTGCGCATGGTTCCTCCGGCTAACAAGAGACATGCCAACGGCTCAAGGGAATCGGCGGCGGTCCGCCCTTGCGCTCCCGCCAAAGGGACCGTAGGAGGCTTGCCGAGGAGTCAACATATGAAACCATCCCTCGCTTTTGGCATCAAAACCCTGCTTATCATGGCCGCGGCCGTAGGTCTGGCCTTTCTGTTCGACGCCGCACGGCAGGAAACGCTTCGTATCGCCTCTCCCGAACCTGCTGCGCCGGCCCCGGAGCACGTTCCGGCCAGCCGGGACATTTCCCTGAACGACGCCGAAGCCCTGTACCGCTCGGGGCAGGCCGTTTTTCTCGACGCCCGCGATCCGGACCTTTATGAGGGCGGGCACATCGAAGGCGCGCTCTCGCTGCCGCCCTTCGTCTTCACGCGGGAGTTTCCGGCCATCCGCGAACGGCTGGAGCAGAAAACCGTCATCACTTATTGCGACGGCGAATTCTGCGAGCTGAGCCACGAGCTGGCGGATCAGCTCTCGGCGGCGGGAGTGTCCGGCGTCCGGGTACTCAGAAACGGCTGGGCCCTGTGGCGGGACCACGAGCTGCCTACGGCGGCCGGGCCTGTCCCCGCGCCGGATGCCGGTATGACGGACATGTCCGGCTCCGTACCGCCAGAGGATTCCGCACCGGTGGACGGCGGCCAGGCCGGGATGCATCCTTCCGGGGAAGCCGGAATGCCCGCGCCGGATGATCAATTTCCTACCAGCCCCAACGCTTCGGAGGTGCCATGAGCACGCCCGCGCATTCCCTGCGCCTGATTCTGGCCCTGATTTTCACCGCTGCGGCCATCCCCAAGATTCTGGACCCGGCGGCCTTCACCCAGAGCGTGGCCGGGTACCAGCTTCTGCCGGACGCGCTGGTCCGGTTCACGGTTCTGACTCTGCCCTGGCTGGAAGTCTTGCTGGCCATCCTGCTGGTTTGCCAGGTCTGCACGGGCCCGGCCCTTTTTCTGACCAATCTGCTGCTCGCCGTCTTCTTGGCCGCGCTGGGAAGCGCCCATCTGCGCGGACTCGATGTGGACTGTGGCTGCTTCGGTTCCTCGGCGCCCGCCAGCATGACTTGGTACCTGATCCGCGACGTGATTTTTCTGACCCTCGGACTGGCCGCGGCCTGGCTGTACCGCCGGGAAAATCCTTCCCGGGAAAGGACCGTCTGTGCGGCCGAACCCGTCATGGATACCGAAGAAGCGCCCGCAACGACAGATTGAGCGGGGACGCCGCATCTCTTTCCGGAAAGCGATCCTGCCTGCCCGTTTTCCGGGCGGATTCCAAGGAGCACACATGCTTGACCGCGCCGCCGCTCTGGCCCTGATAGACGATTCCATGCTGGTTCATTCCCTGGAAACGGAAGCCGTCTTGCGCGCTCTGGCCCTGCGTCTGGGGCACGACCCCGAACTCTGGGGGCTGACCGGGCTGCTGCACGATCTGGATTATCCCGAAACCAGGGACCTCCCCCAGAGACATGGGCTGGAGACCGCCGCACGGCTGGCCGGACAGATGCCCGAGGAAGCCCTTCTGGCCATCAGCCGCCATAATGACATGAACGGCAGCCAGCCCCGGACCGTGCTGGATTTCGCCCTGCGCTGCGGGGAGACGGTGACCGGCCTGATCCATGCCGCCGCCCTGGTCCGGCCCACGCGCCTGCGCGGCATGGAGGCCAAAAGTCTGCGCAAGAAGATGAAGGACAAGGCCTTTGCGGCCACGGTCTGCCGCCGGACCATCGGCGAGTGCGAACACCTGGGGCTGGAGCTGAACGAGTTTCTGACCCTGGCCATCGAGGCCGTCGCGCGGATCGAGGGCGACGTGGGCCTG
Above is a window of Desulfomicrobium orale DSM 12838 DNA encoding:
- a CDS encoding glycosyltransferase family 9 protein, with the protein product MRTLVINLTRFGDLLQTQPVLSGLRDLGGHVALACLDTFQGATVLLRDLDQVLAVPGAKFLALLDRSWPKAVAALAAWSTEAGTWDRIVNLTPTLPARVLSRCLSGREHLGFGLDRLGFGTYSGLWAAFLQAASAYRGCSPFNLADLFARVANVPPAPLPLKKPSPAARERARSLLAGLEGPAVAFQLGASQDYRRWPVSAFVRAGRVIRERSGRSPVLLGSAAESHLGREFAARADYPFLDLTGATDLETLAAVLLETELLLTNDTGTMHLAAGLGVPVAAVFLGTAQPFDTGPCLEGSLSLEPDMDCHPCSFGEKCPHALACRERIDPGLLGETIAARLGGESWKIPQGLGARAWQARRDAQGFMELFSLSGHDGADRSRWIGMQRDVYRRFFDRDNSPVAPRLVQGEFWTGLARELERCTLLLTLVEEQARLLALRPVDALRRKFLLNCQTLQDVLERSPALGVLGPMWKYQWTEESRMDEFVNLCGQYRALTALFQSCMSLA
- a CDS encoding MauE/DoxX family redox-associated membrane protein, which produces MSTPAHSLRLILALIFTAAAIPKILDPAAFTQSVAGYQLLPDALVRFTVLTLPWLEVLLAILLVCQVCTGPALFLTNLLLAVFLAALGSAHLRGLDVDCGCFGSSAPASMTWYLIRDVIFLTLGLAAAWLYRRENPSRERTVCAAEPVMDTEEAPATTD
- a CDS encoding LptF/LptG family permease, producing the protein MTLLTRYFLRQNMGLLLLICAIGLGTYVFIDLFDRLDDFLDSGTGLQDVVAYFIYRLPFILAQIFPAVFLLALVTQFGLMARGRELLALEACAVSFGALSRSVLIYALILCGVQLTLSEFLGVHGHRAADRIWNEEVRNRQMQNRRLHDIWFREENRVVHLSSVVPAQEDGAGVEIFMLDPASGAIDEIVRAESFEVQRGEWVLSGVERTVPASFSVIREDALRLRMVTPLKSFLVIDPKASLESLPLWRLGSEIRRLRDSGSNIERLLTAWHTKLAYAGSVLIMGLIALALVSVSGSLYLTIPLGLVVTFCYHGMFVLCVSAGEKGLAPPFAAAWGANIFFAALAGARMFWGRAWLG
- the lptF gene encoding LPS export ABC transporter permease LptF; this translates as MIRIPLLQRVLFREMALITGICLGALLCLILLGRLLQLRDLFLAQGVTVADLIRLFVYLSPLFLILLVPVSCMLGLFLTLLRMGADRELVSLRAGGLSFGALLPAPVMLSLICCGLTLWLSLAGISWGMDNFRRMVVELARHKTAVSVQPGVFNTSFPHLTVYARQADPGTGELRDIFARENSRPGAPATIVAPRGRIDSDPERGQIFVRLEDGRVYREEDGELSVAGFGRYLLSLDTTRLLGGFELKDKAPKEMSWQTLRGVFRGAFDHESLNFQRKVHIELHKRLALPAACLVLGLFALPLAFFFQGMKRQYGLVVALGAFFLYYVLLSAGMSLAEGGVLEPAVGLWLPNALFLAAALAGIRMAAEERGWNPAILKYFSRRGPRAGSSS
- a CDS encoding HD domain-containing protein; translation: MLDRAAALALIDDSMLVHSLETEAVLRALALRLGHDPELWGLTGLLHDLDYPETRDLPQRHGLETAARLAGQMPEEALLAISRHNDMNGSQPRTVLDFALRCGETVTGLIHAAALVRPTRLRGMEAKSLRKKMKDKAFAATVCRRTIGECEHLGLELNEFLTLAIEAVARIEGDVGLA
- a CDS encoding rhodanese-like domain-containing protein, with the protein product MKPSLAFGIKTLLIMAAAVGLAFLFDAARQETLRIASPEPAAPAPEHVPASRDISLNDAEALYRSGQAVFLDARDPDLYEGGHIEGALSLPPFVFTREFPAIRERLEQKTVITYCDGEFCELSHELADQLSAAGVSGVRVLRNGWALWRDHELPTAAGPVPAPDAGMTDMSGSVPPEDSAPVDGGQAGMHPSGEAGMPAPDDQFPTSPNASEVP